Part of the Chitinophagaceae bacterium genome, CCCTGCCCCCAATCCGGAGATTGTCACACTTCAAGCATACGCGCAGGGCTTCCCTTTTGAAGCTCACAATGACGGTGTGGTGAGAGGCTGCCCTGCTCCATATTCTAACAAAAAACGGTCAATCTTATTCAGAGACGTACATTTCACAAAACCCTAAAAAACAAAATTACTCAAGAACATTTGTAAACTAAAAAAAATCAGCAGTCACTCTATTTTTTATTTACTGAAATCTGTTTTGCTGCACTCCTTGCTTTTCTTCTCAACTCATGAATCTCCGTATCTACATCATCATACACAAGTGAAATGCCCATCCGTCTATATTTTTTTGTAAATGGTTTGCCAAAAATACGAATATCTGATTTTTTTAATTCTAAAGCCTGAGGTAAGCCGTCATAAGAAGGCATTTCATTGCTGTCGTCTGCTGCCAAAATTACGGCTGATGCAGCTGCCCTTTCTAAGGTAATCTGATGTATAGGCAGCCCGATTAAAGCCCTGAAATGTAACTCAAATTCATTCAAATTCTGAGTGCCTGCCAATGTAACCATACCGGTATCATGAGGTCTCGGAGAAAGCTCCGAAAAATATACTTCATCCTCACAAATAAAAAATTCTACTCCCCATAAGCCCGCGCCACCCAAAGCTTTGGTGACTTTTTCTGCCATTTCCTTAGCCTTTTCCAGCAAAGCAGGCTTCATATATTCCGGTTGCCAGCTTTCCATATAATCTCCCCGCTCCTGACGATGACCTATCGGAGGACAAAATAAAATAGCTCCCTTTTTTTGAGTTACTGTCAATA contains:
- a CDS encoding formate-dependent phosphoribosylglycinamide formyltransferase, translating into MYKKIMLLGSGELGKEFVIAAKRMGQYVIAVDNYKNAPAMQLADDFEVTDMLNAKELSKIINKHQPDIIVPEIEAIRTEQLYDFEEKGIQVVPSAKAVNFTMNRKLIRDIAAKELGLKTAAYQYADTKDSFIKAVKKIGYPCVSKPLMSSSGKGQSIIREEIDILDAWETAIESSRGDIKEVIIEEFIRFDSEITLLTVTQKKGAILFCPPIGHRQERGDYMESWQPEYMKPALLEKAKEMAEKVTKALGGAGLWGVEFFICEDEVYFSELSPRPHDTGMVTLAGTQNLNEFELHFRALIGLPIHQITLERAAASAVILAADDSNEMPSYDGLPQALELKKSDIRIFGKPFTKKYRRMGISLVYDDVDTEIHELRRKARSAAKQISVNKK